In Pedobacter heparinus DSM 2366, the following are encoded in one genomic region:
- a CDS encoding GntR family transcriptional regulator, which yields MKDKLQSDSLGQLADPTYSRVREKLREDILSGYFISGERLKIAELVERYKVSQMPIREALQQLQGEGLLIIEPNKGAHVRKVDKQFLESIYEIRQLIEVYLTVKCIENLKQKDLKLLNQIQKSYESAAAKEDYTICLQLNRRFHSTIYELANNSEGLQILEKHWQLINTLRLTYGFGSRRTAEVIEEHQAILLALESRNPAAVETAASLHCVNAKADLLAQMGDRLK from the coding sequence TTGAAAGACAAATTACAATCTGATTCGTTAGGCCAGCTGGCTGATCCTACTTATTCCAGAGTGAGAGAGAAACTTCGGGAAGATATTCTTTCGGGATACTTTATTTCGGGTGAAAGATTAAAAATAGCAGAACTGGTAGAACGTTATAAAGTTAGCCAGATGCCTATTAGGGAAGCTTTGCAACAGCTACAAGGTGAGGGATTGTTAATTATTGAACCAAACAAAGGTGCCCATGTTAGAAAAGTGGATAAACAATTTTTAGAAAGCATCTACGAGATCAGACAATTGATTGAAGTATACCTTACCGTAAAATGTATAGAAAACTTAAAACAGAAAGACCTTAAGCTCCTAAATCAGATCCAGAAAAGTTACGAGTCCGCAGCTGCAAAAGAAGACTATACAATCTGCTTACAATTGAACCGTCGCTTCCATTCCACCATATATGAACTGGCAAATAATAGTGAAGGACTGCAGATACTGGAAAAACACTGGCAGCTCATCAACACCTTACGACTTACTTATGGTTTCGGTTCAAGGCGAACGGCCGAAGTCATAGAAGAACACCAGGCTATCCTCCTTGCCCTGGAAAGTCGAAACCCTGCAGCAGTTGAAACTGCAGCTTCATTACACTGTGTAAATGCTAAAGCTGATCTCCTTGCTCAAATGGGCGACAGACTTAAATAG
- a CDS encoding MBL fold metallo-hydrolase, translating to MDIKWIGQSGYIVDVDGIKLVIDPYLSDSIYKLQGLKRMFPIPLAIKDLHPDYIYCTHNHLDHFDPQTILNILSYFPLCKIIGPSSVIEHANKLNISIRNTILLNQCEQLSLGELKLTATPAIHTDPFSTGLIVEDKHHKVYFSGDTEYVPELAGLITKISDTKLDALFVCINGKLGNMNAENAAVFALALNPEMVIPNHYGMFTENTADPVYFAALCTSAGLKSKIMQINTSIKL from the coding sequence ATGGACATTAAATGGATTGGACAAAGCGGCTATATTGTAGATGTAGACGGTATTAAGCTAGTAATTGATCCTTATCTCAGCGATTCCATTTATAAACTACAAGGATTAAAACGGATGTTTCCTATTCCCCTGGCCATTAAAGACCTGCATCCAGACTATATTTATTGTACCCACAATCACCTGGATCATTTTGATCCGCAAACTATACTCAACATCCTTAGTTACTTTCCATTGTGCAAAATTATAGGTCCCTCAAGTGTCATTGAACATGCAAATAAATTGAACATTAGTATCAGGAATACAATTTTACTTAACCAATGCGAACAATTATCATTAGGCGAACTCAAACTTACTGCCACTCCTGCCATTCATACTGATCCTTTTTCAACGGGACTAATCGTTGAAGATAAACACCACAAGGTCTATTTCTCGGGTGATACTGAATATGTGCCAGAGCTTGCGGGCTTAATCACAAAGATATCGGATACCAAACTGGATGCACTTTTTGTTTGTATCAACGGAAAACTGGGAAATATGAATGCAGAAAATGCGGCAGTTTTTGCACTTGCCCTTAACCCTGAAATGGTTATTCCCAACCACTATGGCATGTTTACTGAAAACACTGCAGACCCAGTGTATTTTGCAGCCCTATGTACATCGGCCGGTTTAAAGTCAAAAATAATGCAGATAAATACCAGCATAAAATTATAA
- the dgoD gene encoding galactonate dehydratase, translating into MKITEIKTFICHSYRTNWVFVKVITDSGLHGVGEATLEMKELTVLQAVNELKRYLIGKDPHQIEAIWHDCYRDAYWRGGVVLMSALAAIDMALWDIKGKDLGVPVYQLLGGKVRDAVPCYANGWFAPAKTPEEFAEKAKEAVKIGFKGLKWDPFGSAYMNLTKKEFSYALACIDAVVNAVGTEIDILIEGHGRFNMPTAIRVAHALEDFDITWFEEPIPPDHMEGLAQLRRKTKVPIAAGERLYSRWDYRSFLNQECADFIQPDVSHAGGISELKKIAAMAECYYIPLCPHNPSGPVANAATLHIAASTPNFHFLETMSSDVPYRNKISTEKVEFIDGMMQINNLPGLGIDINEEAIVAYPYEPRDLRHYNGKLTEIRPENAKGYFAK; encoded by the coding sequence ATGAAAATCACTGAGATCAAAACCTTTATTTGCCATTCATACCGAACAAACTGGGTGTTTGTAAAAGTAATTACTGATTCGGGCCTGCATGGCGTAGGCGAGGCAACACTGGAAATGAAAGAATTGACTGTGTTGCAGGCCGTAAATGAATTAAAAAGATATTTAATAGGAAAAGACCCTCACCAGATAGAAGCCATCTGGCACGATTGCTATCGAGATGCCTACTGGCGGGGCGGGGTTGTTTTAATGAGCGCACTGGCCGCTATAGATATGGCTTTGTGGGACATCAAAGGCAAAGACCTTGGTGTACCGGTATACCAGTTGCTTGGAGGAAAGGTAAGAGATGCCGTACCATGTTATGCGAATGGGTGGTTTGCCCCTGCAAAAACCCCTGAAGAGTTTGCCGAAAAAGCAAAGGAGGCCGTAAAAATCGGTTTTAAAGGTTTAAAATGGGACCCATTCGGATCGGCCTATATGAACCTGACCAAAAAAGAGTTTTCTTATGCTTTGGCTTGCATTGATGCTGTTGTTAATGCTGTAGGAACAGAGATTGACATCTTAATTGAAGGGCATGGCCGTTTTAACATGCCAACTGCTATAAGGGTAGCCCATGCCCTTGAAGACTTTGACATTACCTGGTTTGAAGAACCTATTCCCCCTGATCATATGGAGGGACTGGCGCAATTAAGAAGAAAAACCAAGGTGCCTATTGCAGCCGGCGAGCGTCTTTACAGCAGATGGGATTACAGAAGTTTTCTAAACCAGGAATGCGCAGATTTTATCCAGCCTGATGTAAGTCATGCTGGTGGTATATCAGAACTTAAAAAGATTGCTGCTATGGCCGAATGCTATTACATTCCGCTTTGTCCGCATAACCCGAGTGGCCCTGTAGCTAACGCTGCCACACTTCATATTGCTGCATCTACACCAAATTTCCATTTCCTTGAAACGATGAGCAGTGACGTTCCTTACCGCAATAAAATAAGTACCGAAAAAGTTGAATTTATAGACGGAATGATGCAAATTAACAACTTGCCCGGCCTTGGAATAGACATTAACGAAGAAGCAATTGTGGCTTACCCTTATGAGCCGAGGGACTTGCGACATTACAATGGGAAGTTAACCGAAATACGCCCGGAAAATGCAAAGGGCTATTTTGCAAAGTAA
- a CDS encoding MFS transporter yields the protein MIRYSARNNLSLRSFNWELIVLLWLVFFFNQADRQIFNVILPQIKAALKLTDAELGMIASVFIWAIGLCVPLSGYIGDVFSKKKVIIFSLLLWSTATFFTGLSAGLVHLIVLRAVVGSSESFYAPAANALIAEKYQEKTGLAMAIHQTALYAGIIISGLSGALIAERFGWSTAFYFFGGIGIILSIVLFVRFKKIIAPDTVQTTYKVTLFDGIMGLFRKKTAILLTLAFACMVFVNVGYLTWSPTFLHEKFNLSLANAGFSSMFYHHIFAFLGVLLGGRFSDQLVKKTAGSRLKLQALGLLLACPFIYLMGSANQLFWVYAGMGLFGFFRGIYDSNIYASLFLVIPPTIRASVSGAMIMFAFLIGAFAPWILGIVKPTLGLSDGLSALSIVYLAGSIFIFIALKFTLSKELYIAAQTDKI from the coding sequence ATGATCAGATACAGTGCCCGGAACAACTTAAGCCTCAGGTCTTTTAACTGGGAATTGATTGTATTGCTTTGGCTGGTTTTTTTCTTTAACCAGGCCGACCGTCAGATATTTAACGTGATATTACCTCAGATTAAAGCAGCACTGAAGTTAACGGATGCAGAATTGGGGATGATTGCATCGGTATTTATCTGGGCTATAGGACTATGTGTCCCTTTAAGTGGTTATATCGGTGATGTTTTCAGTAAGAAAAAAGTAATCATTTTTAGCCTGTTGTTGTGGAGCACCGCAACCTTTTTTACCGGCCTTAGCGCAGGCCTGGTACACCTGATCGTTTTAAGGGCAGTAGTAGGGAGCAGTGAATCTTTTTACGCCCCTGCAGCAAATGCGCTTATAGCAGAAAAATATCAGGAAAAAACTGGCCTGGCTATGGCCATACACCAAACTGCGTTATATGCCGGGATAATCATCAGCGGATTATCTGGTGCATTGATAGCCGAAAGATTTGGCTGGAGCACCGCCTTTTATTTTTTTGGTGGGATAGGAATCATACTTTCCATCGTGCTGTTTGTCAGGTTTAAAAAAATTATTGCACCGGATACGGTACAGACAACCTATAAAGTAACATTATTTGACGGCATCATGGGACTGTTCAGGAAAAAGACAGCGATATTACTTACGCTTGCCTTTGCCTGTATGGTATTTGTAAATGTAGGCTATTTAACCTGGTCTCCTACTTTCTTACATGAAAAGTTTAATCTCTCACTAGCAAATGCTGGTTTTTCTTCCATGTTTTACCATCATATTTTCGCTTTCCTTGGCGTATTGCTCGGAGGACGTTTTTCCGATCAGCTGGTTAAAAAAACTGCAGGTTCGAGACTCAAACTACAAGCTTTAGGCCTGTTACTAGCTTGTCCTTTTATTTATTTAATGGGCTCGGCAAATCAGCTGTTTTGGGTATATGCGGGGATGGGCTTATTTGGCTTTTTCAGGGGGATTTATGATTCTAATATTTATGCTTCTTTATTTCTGGTCATCCCCCCTACCATACGGGCCTCTGTTTCAGGGGCCATGATTATGTTTGCTTTTTTGATAGGTGCCTTTGCACCATGGATTTTAGGCATTGTAAAACCTACATTAGGGTTATCTGATGGGTTATCGGCCCTTTCCATAGTATATCTGGCTGGCAGTATCTTTATATTTATAGCGCTGAAATTTACTTTATCCAAAGAATTATATATTGCTGCACAGACCGATAAAATTTAA
- a CDS encoding SDR family NAD(P)-dependent oxidoreductase, with the protein MNELTGKTALITGSLRGIGKGIALCLAEKGANIILNDLAETDDLQQTVDQIRAFNQEVYFKAADVSLKTDVEALFSFIKAHIGQLDILINNAGTSQAKDIFDISIEDWDHILSTNLSSCFLCAKNAMEMMKVQQSGRIINISSVVGQQGALYGHAHYAASKSAILGLTKTLARTGAPFGIRVNCIAPGIIETDLLNQTHGIEGIAKIAAGVPLGIGQPRDIGLTAAFLAGEGGNYITGATIDINGGLYFR; encoded by the coding sequence ATGAACGAACTAACCGGAAAAACTGCACTTATAACCGGATCTTTAAGGGGTATAGGTAAAGGTATTGCCTTATGCCTGGCAGAAAAGGGGGCCAACATTATACTTAACGACCTGGCAGAAACCGATGATCTTCAGCAAACGGTTGACCAGATCAGGGCATTTAACCAGGAGGTTTATTTTAAAGCAGCAGATGTCAGTTTAAAAACAGATGTGGAAGCCCTTTTTTCCTTTATTAAAGCCCATATAGGTCAGCTGGACATCCTGATAAACAATGCGGGGACATCGCAGGCAAAAGACATTTTTGACATCAGTATTGAAGATTGGGACCATATTTTAAGCACCAATCTTAGCAGTTGTTTTCTATGCGCCAAAAATGCGATGGAAATGATGAAAGTACAACAGAGCGGACGCATCATTAACATCAGCTCAGTTGTTGGGCAGCAAGGCGCATTGTATGGTCATGCTCATTATGCGGCCAGTAAGAGCGCCATTTTAGGCCTTACCAAAACATTGGCCAGAACAGGCGCCCCCTTCGGAATCAGGGTAAATTGTATTGCACCCGGTATCATAGAAACTGATCTGCTAAATCAAACTCACGGAATTGAGGGGATTGCCAAGATAGCTGCTGGTGTGCCGCTCGGCATCGGACAGCCACGTGATATAGGTTTGACAGCTGCATTCCTGGCAGGTGAAGGCGGCAACTACATTACCGGCGCTACCATAGATATCAACGGAGGGCTTTATTTCAGATAA
- a CDS encoding SusC/RagA family TonB-linked outer membrane protein → MTLSIQSNAQSRKISGKVTSDDNEPLFGVTVFEKGTKTGATTDADGKFVLTVSNANATLSFRYVGYQSRDIPLNNRNTITLALKALDNALNEIVVVGYGTTTRKDLTGAVGQVKMNEFEKAPVKSFDEALAGRVAGVQVSGADGQPGEVNTIVIRGAGSITQDNSPLYVVDGFPLEDANNNSINPADIESIDILKDASATAIYGARGANGVIIITTKRGKADEPVIAYNGYYGFQKNTKTIDLMNPYEFVKYQLELDQANATTTYLSNGKTLEDYRNVKGLDFQDQIYRNAPMQSHDISLRGGSDKTRYSISANIIDQNGVILNSDFRRYQGRITLDQNVNRKLKVGVNLNYSYTISNGTIVNASSSTQSASTNLLYAVWGYRPVTGNDNNLDDELFDPGFDYNVIADYRVNPVISAKNELRRNLTTGLIANAYAEYKIIPSLTLRVTGGITNNMLRNESFYNSLTQAGNPRNSSGVNGSIYYNPATTWLNENTLTYKKIFNKVHNLTILGGYTMQGNKTARNGFNALNVPNELLGLDGLDESPSLIGTSLSSRWGLLSYLGRINYNYNSKYYLTASFRSDGSSKFAPGKRWGYFPSGAFSWRMSGEEFMKKLKFVSEAKLRLSYGETGNNRVGDFPYLDQITQPNSAGYSYGNGSPSKGAILTAFGNASLRWETTKQVNIGYDLSLFKQRINLTVDLYKKTTHDLLLQALLPYTTGLSNAYKNIGKMQNNGLEITLNTVNINGKTFSWNSNFNISFNKNKVLALAENQTSLTSPVSFDQKWNALSPYIAVVGQAVGQLYGAIWDGVYQYEDFDKSPQGVYTLKGNIPRNGNPTVQPGDIKYKDINGDGNVNASDFTVIGRGLPVHTGGLSNNFIYKGFDLNVFLQWSYGNDIINANRLLFEGNGKQSRFFNQYASYANRWQPDNPSNTLFRTGGQGPFYYSSRVVEDGSYLRLKTISLGYNVPVKIYKKANLKSLRIYASAQNIATWTNYSGPDPEVSVRNSTLTPGFDFSAYPRASTLIFGLNLSL, encoded by the coding sequence ATGACTTTATCAATCCAAAGTAATGCTCAAAGCAGAAAAATTTCAGGTAAAGTGACCTCTGATGACAATGAACCGCTCTTTGGTGTCACCGTATTTGAAAAGGGTACTAAAACCGGGGCTACTACTGACGCCGACGGTAAATTTGTACTTACTGTTTCAAATGCAAACGCTACATTATCCTTCAGATATGTCGGCTACCAGTCAAGAGACATTCCTTTAAACAACAGAAATACCATAACGCTTGCGCTTAAAGCATTGGACAATGCCCTGAACGAAATTGTAGTTGTTGGCTACGGCACAACAACCCGGAAAGACCTGACAGGTGCTGTTGGCCAGGTCAAAATGAACGAATTTGAGAAAGCCCCAGTAAAATCATTCGATGAGGCCCTTGCGGGTCGCGTAGCCGGGGTACAGGTTTCAGGCGCTGATGGACAGCCTGGCGAAGTCAACACCATTGTAATCCGTGGTGCAGGTTCTATCACTCAGGACAACTCACCCCTATATGTCGTGGACGGCTTTCCACTGGAAGATGCAAACAACAATTCAATAAACCCAGCTGATATTGAATCTATTGATATCCTGAAGGACGCATCGGCTACAGCCATATATGGCGCAAGAGGTGCAAATGGGGTCATCATCATTACCACCAAAAGAGGAAAAGCAGATGAGCCCGTGATCGCTTATAATGGTTACTACGGTTTTCAGAAAAACACGAAGACCATAGACCTGATGAATCCTTATGAATTTGTAAAATACCAGCTGGAGCTCGATCAGGCAAATGCGACTACCACTTACCTGAGCAATGGAAAAACGCTGGAGGATTACAGAAATGTGAAAGGACTCGATTTCCAGGATCAGATTTATAGAAATGCGCCCATGCAAAGCCACGATATCTCACTGAGAGGCGGATCTGATAAAACACGTTATTCAATTTCCGCCAATATCATAGACCAGAATGGAGTAATTTTAAACTCTGATTTCAGGCGTTATCAGGGACGCATTACCCTGGATCAGAATGTAAACCGAAAGTTGAAAGTAGGTGTAAACCTGAACTACAGCTATACCATTTCCAATGGAACAATAGTCAATGCCTCCTCCTCTACCCAGTCGGCCAGCACCAATCTGCTTTATGCAGTGTGGGGCTACCGTCCTGTTACCGGTAACGACAATAACCTGGATGATGAACTGTTTGATCCTGGTTTTGATTACAATGTAATTGCCGATTACAGGGTCAACCCCGTAATCTCTGCCAAAAATGAGCTCCGCAGAAACTTAACCACAGGATTAATTGCCAATGCTTATGCCGAATACAAAATTATCCCTTCACTGACCTTAAGGGTAACCGGTGGCATTACCAATAATATGCTCAGAAATGAATCCTTTTATAACTCCCTTACCCAAGCTGGCAATCCCCGTAATTCAAGTGGAGTAAACGGATCTATTTACTATAACCCTGCCACAACCTGGCTAAATGAAAATACGCTTACCTATAAAAAAATATTTAACAAAGTACATAACCTGACCATACTTGGAGGTTATACCATGCAGGGAAACAAAACTGCAAGAAATGGTTTTAACGCACTGAACGTTCCAAATGAGTTGTTAGGACTTGACGGTCTGGACGAATCACCTTCTCTGATCGGTACTTCGTTAAGCTCCAGGTGGGGGCTTTTGTCTTACCTCGGACGTATAAATTACAATTACAATTCAAAATATTACCTGACAGCTTCTTTCCGATCCGACGGATCTTCAAAATTTGCCCCTGGAAAGCGCTGGGGCTACTTTCCTTCCGGGGCATTTTCATGGCGTATGAGCGGTGAGGAATTTATGAAGAAATTAAAATTTGTTTCCGAAGCAAAACTCCGTCTTAGCTACGGGGAAACCGGTAACAACAGGGTGGGCGACTTTCCTTACCTCGATCAGATTACCCAACCCAATTCTGCAGGTTATTCTTACGGCAACGGCTCTCCGTCAAAAGGTGCTATATTAACTGCTTTTGGAAATGCCAGTCTGAGATGGGAAACTACAAAGCAGGTAAACATTGGCTACGACCTTAGCCTGTTTAAGCAGCGCATCAACTTAACTGTAGACTTGTACAAAAAAACTACGCATGACCTATTGCTGCAAGCTCTTCTACCCTATACCACCGGATTGTCAAATGCCTACAAAAATATAGGTAAAATGCAAAACAATGGACTTGAAATTACACTAAACACCGTCAATATTAATGGAAAAACATTCAGTTGGAACTCCAATTTCAATATCAGTTTCAACAAAAACAAAGTACTTGCACTTGCTGAGAACCAAACTTCTCTAACCAGTCCGGTAAGTTTCGATCAGAAATGGAATGCACTTTCTCCTTATATTGCTGTTGTAGGTCAGGCAGTAGGCCAATTATATGGTGCCATCTGGGATGGAGTTTATCAGTATGAAGATTTTGATAAAAGTCCCCAGGGTGTTTACACACTAAAAGGCAATATCCCCAGAAATGGCAACCCTACAGTGCAGCCCGGGGATATCAAGTATAAAGATATCAATGGTGATGGAAATGTTAATGCCTCAGATTTCACGGTAATCGGACGTGGTCTGCCTGTACATACAGGTGGCCTGTCAAATAATTTTATCTATAAAGGTTTTGACCTGAATGTATTCCTGCAATGGTCCTACGGGAACGACATCATCAATGCCAACCGCCTGCTCTTTGAGGGGAATGGAAAACAGTCCAGGTTCTTTAACCAATATGCGAGTTATGCCAACAGGTGGCAGCCCGATAATCCCAGCAATACTTTATTCCGTACCGGGGGACAAGGCCCTTTCTATTATTCCAGCAGAGTAGTTGAAGACGGCTCATACCTCAGGCTAAAAACCATTTCACTGGGCTACAATGTACCTGTAAAAATATATAAAAAAGCCAATCTCAAAAGTTTAAGAATCTATGCTTCTGCCCAGAACATTGCTACCTGGACAAATTACTCTGGACCAGACCCTGAAGTCTCTGTAAGAAATTCAACGCTTACACCGGGGTTCGATTTTTCAGCCTATCCACGTGCAAGTACACTCATATTCGGATTAAACTTATCGCTCTAA
- a CDS encoding RagB/SusD family nutrient uptake outer membrane protein, with amino-acid sequence MKPIKYFYLIMLTAITISCQKVLDTNPTDFIDPSAFYKTPEQLQSALNGVYNALGTQEVYGNNYLYMFNTNTDESYGRTVELTPSYQYDAADAKNELFWKGLYTGIERDNLLLSKLDDVPMDQTAKNVIKGQALFLRGFQYFMLVSNYGDVPLILSPTASVTQVNVARTPMKNVYAQITKDMIDAEALLQTQTATALGMGGKVTRTAVQGMLARVYLYMAGFPLNDTEKYKDALFWANKVVHPSGNAPEHALNPDYRDVFLKYAKEQYDVKESMWELEFWGNNTGGVNFGNTYTGRFCGILCNDANKGFSSGSINATRKLYNSYQLNPLSTATPNKASFDWRRDWNCANYTWGSGATAVKTTVTNTWLMNAGKWRREYEIVEPKDKNYTSQNFAFLRYSDVLLMLAEAENEVNGPANAYQYVNMVRKRAYGLLYGNVVKHIAVTNGGSGYTSIPTVTINGGGGNGATAEASISGGSVTGITITAAGTLTTAGPYYSSAPAVTITGGGGTGATAIATITQSTDADLSALQISSKAELLAAIKEERSRELCFEGLRRNDLIRWGKFVEDMKAFLVYANANAGTAANITTAATKVSSRNIFMPIPIHDIQLNNLLVQNPGY; translated from the coding sequence ATGAAACCGATAAAATATTTTTACCTCATTATGCTGACAGCCATCACCATTTCCTGTCAGAAAGTACTGGACACCAATCCGACTGATTTTATTGATCCTTCGGCCTTTTACAAAACACCCGAACAACTGCAAAGTGCCTTAAATGGCGTATATAATGCCCTGGGTACGCAAGAAGTATATGGAAACAACTACCTGTATATGTTTAATACCAACACAGACGAATCTTATGGCCGGACAGTAGAACTTACTCCCTCTTATCAGTATGATGCGGCGGATGCAAAAAACGAGTTATTCTGGAAAGGACTTTACACCGGTATTGAAAGGGACAATCTGCTGCTTTCAAAATTGGATGATGTACCGATGGATCAAACCGCAAAGAACGTCATCAAAGGACAGGCTTTATTCCTTCGGGGCTTTCAATATTTCATGCTGGTCAGCAATTATGGAGATGTTCCATTGATCCTCAGCCCAACAGCCTCTGTAACACAAGTGAATGTTGCCAGGACTCCGATGAAAAATGTTTATGCACAAATTACCAAGGATATGATCGATGCTGAAGCCCTGTTGCAAACACAGACTGCCACTGCACTGGGCATGGGCGGAAAGGTTACCCGTACGGCGGTACAGGGCATGCTGGCCAGGGTATATCTGTATATGGCAGGATTTCCTTTAAACGATACAGAAAAATATAAGGATGCACTGTTCTGGGCCAATAAAGTAGTTCATCCTTCTGGGAATGCACCTGAACATGCCTTAAATCCGGATTACCGCGATGTATTCTTAAAATATGCAAAAGAACAGTACGATGTAAAAGAAAGTATGTGGGAGCTGGAATTCTGGGGCAACAACACCGGAGGTGTCAACTTTGGAAATACTTATACCGGCAGGTTCTGCGGCATTTTGTGTAATGATGCGAATAAAGGTTTCAGTTCAGGATCTATAAACGCAACCCGAAAACTTTACAACTCCTACCAACTCAACCCATTAAGTACTGCTACACCAAATAAGGCTTCTTTTGACTGGAGAAGAGATTGGAACTGTGCCAATTATACCTGGGGCAGCGGAGCAACGGCTGTAAAAACCACTGTAACCAATACCTGGCTTATGAATGCCGGAAAATGGCGCAGGGAGTACGAAATTGTTGAGCCCAAAGATAAAAACTATACTTCTCAGAATTTCGCTTTTCTGCGTTATTCAGATGTATTGCTCATGCTTGCAGAAGCCGAAAATGAAGTAAACGGACCTGCTAATGCTTATCAATATGTAAATATGGTCCGCAAAAGGGCTTATGGCTTATTGTATGGAAATGTTGTAAAACACATTGCTGTAACCAACGGAGGTTCTGGCTATACAAGTATACCAACTGTAACCATTAATGGTGGTGGTGGCAATGGGGCTACTGCTGAGGCAAGTATTTCGGGTGGGTCAGTTACCGGCATCACCATTACCGCAGCAGGGACATTGACCACTGCCGGCCCGTACTACAGCTCAGCTCCTGCTGTAACCATTACCGGTGGCGGGGGAACGGGTGCTACTGCTATAGCCACCATTACCCAATCTACCGATGCGGACCTTTCCGCATTACAAATCTCCAGCAAAGCAGAACTATTAGCTGCGATAAAGGAAGAAAGATCAAGGGAGCTTTGTTTTGAAGGGTTAAGAAGGAACGACCTGATCCGATGGGGAAAATTTGTGGAAGACATGAAAGCCTTTCTGGTCTATGCAAATGCCAATGCAGGCACAGCAGCAAACATCACCACTGCAGCTACCAAAGTTTCTTCCAGGAACATTTTCATGCCCATCCCGATCCATGATATTCAATTGAATAATTTATTAGTACAAAACCCCGGCTATTAA